One genomic region from Spirosoma sp. KCTC 42546 encodes:
- the cobA gene encoding uroporphyrinogen-III C-methyltransferase — protein sequence MKPMLTLVGAGPGDGELITLKGIRALRQADVVLYDDLANHTLLEFAPEQALKIYVGKRAGKASFTQEEINELIVRFAQEHGHVVRLKGGDPYVFGRGFEEYEYARQFGIRCEVVPGVSSSIAVPASQGIPVTSRGVSESFWVITGTTRKGELSDDLHLAVQSKATVIVLMGMSKINEICTLFCEAGRGHLPMAIVQNGTRADEQCVLGQVWNIPQLAAEQGVGAPAVLIIGEVVALHPSYLAECMRNFSMAY from the coding sequence ATGAAGCCAATGCTAACACTCGTGGGGGCGGGTCCCGGCGACGGCGAATTGATCACCTTAAAAGGGATCAGGGCGCTCCGACAAGCAGACGTTGTTTTATACGACGATCTTGCGAACCATACTTTACTAGAGTTTGCGCCTGAACAGGCTCTGAAAATCTACGTGGGTAAACGGGCTGGTAAAGCGTCGTTTACGCAGGAAGAAATAAATGAGCTGATTGTCCGGTTTGCGCAGGAACATGGCCACGTCGTTCGGCTTAAAGGGGGAGACCCTTATGTATTTGGGCGCGGATTTGAAGAGTACGAGTACGCCAGGCAGTTTGGTATTCGGTGTGAAGTGGTACCGGGGGTGTCAAGTAGTATAGCCGTTCCCGCTTCGCAGGGTATACCTGTCACAAGCCGGGGGGTTAGCGAGAGCTTTTGGGTAATTACCGGTACTACACGTAAGGGCGAGCTTTCCGATGATCTGCATCTGGCAGTTCAGTCGAAAGCAACCGTTATTGTGTTGATGGGAATGAGTAAAATAAATGAGATATGCACGCTATTTTGTGAGGCCGGACGCGGCCACCTGCCTATGGCAATCGTGCAGAATGGTACGCGCGCTGATGAGCAGTGCGTACTAGGTCAGGTCTGGAATATACCGCAGTTGGCAGCAGAGCAAGGCGTGGGGGCGCCCGCTGTGCTGATCATCGGTGAAGTTGTTGCGCTACACCCGTCTTATCTGGCCGAATGTATGCGAAACTTCTCTATGGCCTACTGA
- a CDS encoding alginate export family protein, which translates to MNYIIKRVSLAAVILLLTQSTLFAQFSLIGQVRTRTELRNGLGNLAPKDAPAAFFTSQRTRLTFGYKWDRVQFQTSIQDVRVWGQDASTINNADGNRLMVHEAWAEVTLANGADTTIKFKPIQNLSLKIGRQELVYDDVRLLGNLDWLQQGRRFDAALLKGQHKGWALDLGVGFNQNTDAFGIVGDNYTAGNVPASALSNKNVTLAIPAGFIPTSGKGGAPVLATPLSTNGQNQQFKSFQMAYLTRKFNQTKFSALFFKDDFQKYRSDSLGNATAGYVYGRRYDVTGTNSRLTYGAMLTGLLGNNSSKFGNVQWQAFAYGQSGKDRDGLSIKNAYHYGGNVMFQKGLLSVGPGYEVLSGNDATTIQSGETSRFDPLYGTPHRHWGYMDYFYVGTGSPSGGLKDAFLKFKYTGTRLTTTFDVHYFALAAPTYNKMPDAPAGTLLSTKLGMEYDFVANYTLNKFTSLEFGYSVMNGTNSLEYAKQGTMDEKSKIGTWAYLMINIRPDFFAAKAATK; encoded by the coding sequence ATGAATTATATAATCAAACGGGTGTCATTAGCCGCTGTTATTTTGCTACTAACCCAATCAACACTATTCGCTCAGTTCTCGCTCATTGGCCAGGTTCGAACTCGGACCGAACTACGTAACGGGCTTGGTAACCTCGCTCCAAAAGATGCGCCTGCTGCCTTTTTTACCTCACAACGTACCCGGCTTACGTTCGGCTACAAGTGGGATCGTGTACAGTTTCAAACGTCTATTCAGGATGTTCGGGTATGGGGACAGGATGCGTCTACCATCAATAATGCCGACGGGAATCGCCTGATGGTACACGAAGCCTGGGCCGAAGTAACGCTGGCTAATGGTGCCGATACGACCATCAAATTTAAACCCATTCAGAACCTTTCCCTTAAAATAGGTCGTCAGGAGTTGGTTTACGACGACGTACGTTTATTAGGTAACCTCGACTGGCTTCAGCAGGGACGCCGGTTCGATGCCGCCTTGCTGAAAGGTCAGCACAAGGGCTGGGCACTTGACCTCGGCGTGGGCTTCAACCAAAATACCGACGCGTTTGGGATCGTAGGTGATAATTACACGGCTGGGAATGTGCCTGCTTCGGCTTTGTCGAACAAAAACGTAACTCTGGCAATTCCAGCGGGATTTATACCAACATCGGGTAAGGGGGGGGCACCTGTATTGGCCACGCCATTGAGTACCAACGGGCAGAATCAGCAATTCAAGTCGTTTCAGATGGCTTACCTGACACGCAAATTCAACCAGACAAAATTCTCGGCACTGTTCTTTAAAGATGATTTTCAGAAGTACCGGTCCGATTCACTTGGGAATGCTACGGCGGGTTACGTATATGGGAGACGTTATGATGTTACCGGTACAAATTCACGCCTGACGTATGGGGCCATGTTGACAGGTTTGTTGGGAAACAACTCATCAAAATTTGGTAATGTACAATGGCAGGCATTTGCGTATGGCCAAAGTGGCAAAGACCGTGATGGCTTAAGCATCAAAAACGCGTACCACTACGGTGGGAATGTGATGTTCCAGAAAGGACTGCTAAGTGTTGGTCCCGGTTACGAAGTGCTATCAGGCAACGATGCCACAACAATTCAGTCGGGAGAAACCAGCCGATTTGATCCACTGTATGGAACGCCACACCGGCATTGGGGCTATATGGACTATTTCTATGTGGGAACGGGCTCACCATCGGGTGGGTTGAAAGATGCGTTTCTGAAGTTCAAATACACGGGAACACGCCTGACCACTACGTTTGATGTTCACTACTTCGCGCTGGCAGCTCCAACCTACAATAAAATGCCTGATGCCCCCGCCGGTACGCTCCTGTCGACTAAACTGGGTATGGAATACGACTTCGTGGCGAATTATACGCTCAACAAGTTTACGAGCCTGGAATTTGGCTATTCGGTCATGAATGGGACCAACAGTCTGGAGTATGCAAAGCAGGGCACCATGGACGAAAAGAGTAAGATCGGCACCTGGGCTTATCTGATGATTAACATCCGCCCTGATTTCTTTGCCGCGAAAGCAGCCACCAAATAG
- a CDS encoding NarK family nitrate/nitrite MFS transporter, protein MNLTSNKPLDSLNIFNVKGVQMRTFHITWLTFFVCFFGWFGLAPLMPAIRADLGLTKPQVGNTIIAAVSATILARLVIGRLCDTWGPRKTYTALLVLGSLPVMFVGLAHDYTTFLLFRLAIGVIGASFVITQFHTSIMFAPKIKGTANAVAGGWGNLGGGITQLAMPLIMAAIVGFGYTKPEAWRLAMIFPGVLMLIMAFVYYRFTKDTPAGNYAEIKRSVATEEKVSFWTACADIRVWALALAYACCFGMEITFDGVAALYFFDNFKLAETEAGFWAMLFGGMNIFARALGGILADKVGNKYGMRGKGILLAGMLVLEGAGIMLFAQAGSLPLAIISMITFALFLKMSNGSTYAIVPFVNPKAVGVISGVVGAGGNLGGMLMAFLFKSQSISYGQAFLYIGCIVVAAGLLLFLVNFSKEVVLEQAEAELQLN, encoded by the coding sequence ATGAATCTCACATCAAATAAACCGCTCGATTCGCTAAACATATTCAACGTAAAAGGTGTGCAGATGCGGACCTTTCATATTACGTGGTTAACCTTTTTTGTCTGCTTTTTCGGCTGGTTCGGATTGGCTCCACTGATGCCCGCCATCCGCGCCGATTTAGGGCTAACCAAACCACAGGTGGGTAATACCATCATTGCGGCTGTATCTGCTACAATCCTGGCCCGCCTGGTCATTGGTCGGCTGTGCGATACCTGGGGGCCGCGCAAAACCTATACAGCCTTACTGGTACTGGGTTCATTACCAGTTATGTTCGTTGGTCTGGCGCATGATTACACCACATTTCTGTTGTTCCGACTGGCGATTGGTGTCATTGGCGCATCGTTCGTGATTACGCAGTTCCATACATCAATCATGTTTGCGCCGAAAATCAAAGGCACAGCCAACGCCGTAGCGGGTGGCTGGGGGAACCTGGGCGGAGGCATCACGCAACTGGCTATGCCACTCATCATGGCCGCTATCGTTGGCTTCGGCTATACAAAGCCCGAAGCCTGGCGGCTGGCAATGATTTTTCCGGGCGTGCTAATGCTCATTATGGCATTCGTCTATTATCGCTTTACCAAAGACACACCTGCGGGCAACTATGCAGAGATCAAACGGTCGGTGGCAACGGAGGAAAAGGTAAGTTTCTGGACAGCCTGCGCCGACATCCGCGTCTGGGCGCTGGCCCTGGCGTATGCCTGCTGCTTCGGCATGGAAATCACCTTTGATGGAGTAGCCGCGCTTTATTTCTTTGATAATTTCAAACTGGCCGAAACAGAAGCCGGTTTCTGGGCCATGCTCTTTGGCGGCATGAATATTTTTGCCCGTGCTCTTGGCGGAATTTTGGCTGATAAAGTCGGCAATAAATACGGGATGCGCGGCAAAGGCATCCTGCTGGCAGGCATGCTGGTACTGGAAGGAGCTGGAATCATGCTGTTTGCGCAGGCGGGTAGTTTGCCGCTGGCTATCATCTCCATGATTACGTTCGCCCTGTTCTTGAAAATGTCGAACGGCAGCACCTACGCCATTGTGCCTTTTGTGAACCCTAAAGCAGTTGGTGTTATTTCTGGTGTAGTGGGTGCGGGTGGGAACCTCGGTGGAATGTTGATGGCCTTTCTGTTCAAGTCGCAGTCCATCAGCTACGGCCAGGCCTTCCTATACATCGGCTGTATTGTAGTTGCTGCCGGATTGCTCTTATTCCTGGTGAATTTCAGTAAAGAAGTTGTTCTGGAACAGGCAGAAGCGGAATTGCAGTTGAATTAA
- a CDS encoding nitrate reductase: MTHQTTCCYCGVGCGIVVKQEPNGRLTVEGDKQHPSNRGLLCSKGMNLHYTVMDQSDRLLHPQMRLNRNMPMQRVSWDAALERTAAVFRTFIQKYGPDSVAFYVSGQCLTEEYYLVNKLIKGFIGSNNIDTNSRLCMSSAVVGYKLSLGEDSVPVCYDDIEEADVFLVQGANPAWCHPIIWRRIEAHKAANPHVRIICVDPRKTDTARSSDLHLPIRPGSDIVLNNAIGRLLIENGDIDAEFITNHADGFTAYSEQVMKRSISEAAEICGISIEGIQQAADWIGRSKGFLSLWTMGLNQSVIGVNKNLALINLHLITGRIGKPGNGPFSLTGQPNAMGGRETGGLANVLPAHRDVTNATHRAEVETFWNSPIKIASKPGLTATEMVEALADDRLKAIWIINTNPLVSMPDLNAAEKALKNARFVVVQDVSNRADTVQFADVVLPAAAWLEKEGTMTNAERRIAHLPKVLDAPGEALPDSEIIWRFAQKMGFGDAFTYKNVSAVYDEYTQLTAGTNVDITGVSYNLLKEKRTVQWPYPAGSGEQGVGETGTRRLFTDNKFYTPNGRAQIHAVPDENTSEPIDGDFPLVLTTGRIRDQWHTMTKTGRVAKLNQHSPQPFLQIHPDDAKARGIEEGQLVEVRGRRGEVRVKAQLTDDVRPGLCFLPMHWGKKSVGDSGNSNLNRANNLTSSLVDPRSKEPDFKFSAVEVVPYSKPVEKIIIIGAGSAGLGFINAYRALKSGRVDSPSTPVNDEIHVFSKEIYPFYNRVLLPDYISGVQSWEQLVKLREDQFEEARIIVHKGVGIAHIDRNAKVVVDTDGIEHTYDKILLGTGSQAFMPKGIPRLPGIFNMRSRLDADSLMPFLNQRDPHAVIVGGGLLGLELAASLRQIDVRVTVIQRVGRFMERQLDPLASELLYLELLDRGIDVYFNEEVQTFMGTDHVEGVQLKSGKKIDCHVVVVAIGTVPNIELARESGLTCNRGVVVNDYLQTSDPDIFAAGEVAQWNGQMWGITLAAEQQAEAAARFIAGDISQPYKGSLSISILKMEGLHLCSIGLTEVPSNAGSSYEEIVFIDKSKRYYKKCIVQGDKLVGAILVGDKNEFAEFRELIANGTELSEKRLQLLRASKKVDPVEGKLVCSCNTVGQGNLERAIQAGCTDFQQLCQKTGAGTGCGSCRPEVRSILEKMSEAILVNG, from the coding sequence ATGACTCATCAAACGACCTGTTGCTATTGTGGTGTTGGCTGTGGAATTGTGGTCAAACAGGAGCCGAACGGACGATTGACCGTTGAGGGCGATAAGCAGCACCCATCGAATCGGGGCCTGCTTTGCTCGAAAGGGATGAATCTACATTATACGGTTATGGATCAGTCGGATCGACTGCTGCATCCGCAGATGCGTCTCAACCGGAATATGCCCATGCAACGGGTAAGTTGGGATGCCGCCTTAGAGCGTACAGCCGCCGTGTTCAGGACATTTATCCAAAAATATGGCCCTGATTCCGTCGCGTTTTATGTATCGGGGCAGTGCCTGACCGAAGAATATTACCTGGTTAATAAGCTCATAAAAGGGTTTATTGGCTCAAATAACATCGATACGAACTCCCGCTTGTGCATGAGTTCGGCGGTAGTTGGCTATAAACTATCCTTGGGCGAGGATTCGGTGCCGGTTTGTTACGATGATATCGAAGAAGCCGACGTTTTTCTGGTGCAGGGGGCAAACCCTGCCTGGTGCCATCCCATAATCTGGCGTCGGATTGAAGCCCACAAAGCGGCTAACCCACACGTCAGGATCATTTGCGTTGATCCGCGCAAAACCGATACGGCCCGGTCTTCAGATCTCCATTTACCCATTCGTCCCGGAAGCGATATTGTATTGAACAATGCCATTGGCCGGTTGCTGATCGAGAACGGCGATATTGATGCTGAGTTCATTACTAATCACGCAGACGGGTTTACGGCCTACAGTGAGCAGGTCATGAAGCGCTCGATCAGCGAAGCCGCGGAGATTTGTGGTATTTCTATAGAGGGTATTCAGCAGGCCGCGGACTGGATTGGCCGCTCGAAAGGCTTTCTCTCACTTTGGACAATGGGCCTGAATCAGTCGGTCATTGGGGTGAACAAGAATCTGGCCCTGATTAACCTACACTTAATTACGGGGCGGATCGGTAAACCCGGCAATGGACCATTTTCGCTTACGGGTCAGCCGAATGCGATGGGTGGCCGCGAAACCGGAGGATTAGCGAACGTGCTGCCCGCGCACCGTGATGTAACAAATGCAACTCACCGTGCCGAAGTCGAAACCTTCTGGAATAGCCCGATTAAAATAGCCTCGAAACCCGGCCTGACCGCTACGGAAATGGTTGAGGCATTAGCCGATGATCGCTTGAAAGCCATCTGGATTATCAATACCAATCCGCTGGTGAGTATGCCTGACCTTAATGCAGCCGAAAAAGCATTGAAGAATGCTCGTTTCGTTGTTGTTCAGGATGTATCGAACCGGGCTGATACCGTGCAGTTTGCCGATGTCGTGCTGCCTGCTGCTGCCTGGCTTGAGAAAGAAGGCACGATGACCAATGCCGAACGACGGATTGCACACCTCCCCAAAGTTCTCGATGCGCCCGGAGAAGCCCTGCCTGACTCAGAAATCATCTGGCGTTTCGCTCAAAAAATGGGTTTCGGCGATGCCTTTACGTATAAGAATGTCTCTGCTGTCTACGACGAATATACCCAGCTCACCGCTGGAACGAATGTTGACATAACGGGGGTGAGTTATAACTTACTCAAGGAAAAGCGCACTGTTCAGTGGCCTTATCCGGCGGGGAGTGGGGAGCAGGGGGTAGGAGAAACCGGCACCAGGCGCCTATTCACCGACAACAAATTCTATACACCCAATGGCCGTGCGCAAATCCACGCAGTGCCTGATGAAAATACGTCTGAACCAATTGATGGTGACTTTCCGCTTGTCTTAACCACTGGTCGTATCCGCGACCAGTGGCATACCATGACCAAAACGGGGCGGGTAGCCAAGTTGAACCAGCACAGCCCGCAGCCTTTCCTGCAAATCCACCCTGATGATGCCAAAGCACGCGGTATTGAAGAGGGGCAACTGGTTGAGGTGCGGGGACGCCGGGGCGAGGTTCGGGTGAAGGCACAGTTGACGGATGATGTGCGTCCTGGCTTGTGCTTTTTACCGATGCACTGGGGTAAGAAGTCGGTGGGTGATTCGGGGAATAGCAATCTGAATCGGGCTAATAACCTGACCAGCTCGCTCGTTGACCCGCGCTCTAAAGAACCTGATTTTAAATTCTCGGCAGTTGAGGTGGTTCCTTATAGTAAGCCGGTTGAAAAAATCATAATTATCGGTGCCGGATCAGCGGGTTTGGGTTTTATCAACGCCTATCGCGCCTTGAAATCGGGCCGGGTGGATAGCCCTTCTACGCCGGTTAACGACGAGATACACGTTTTCTCCAAAGAGATTTACCCCTTCTACAACCGGGTTCTTTTGCCCGATTACATTAGTGGGGTGCAGTCATGGGAGCAACTTGTCAAACTGCGTGAGGATCAGTTTGAGGAGGCCCGCATTATTGTTCATAAAGGTGTTGGTATTGCTCACATTGATCGGAATGCGAAGGTTGTAGTTGATACCGATGGCATAGAACACACCTACGACAAGATTTTGCTGGGTACCGGTAGTCAGGCGTTTATGCCTAAAGGAATCCCTCGTTTGCCAGGTATTTTCAATATGCGTTCACGGCTCGATGCGGATTCGCTTATGCCCTTTCTTAATCAGCGTGATCCCCACGCCGTTATTGTTGGTGGTGGGTTGCTGGGTCTTGAACTGGCAGCTTCCCTGCGTCAAATTGACGTTCGGGTAACAGTTATTCAGCGGGTAGGCCGGTTTATGGAGCGTCAGCTCGACCCATTAGCCAGTGAATTGCTTTATTTAGAACTTCTTGATCGAGGCATTGATGTTTATTTCAATGAAGAGGTTCAAACCTTTATGGGTACGGATCACGTTGAAGGAGTTCAATTAAAATCAGGCAAAAAGATTGATTGTCATGTAGTCGTCGTTGCTATTGGTACGGTGCCCAACATTGAACTCGCCCGGGAATCCGGTCTGACCTGCAACCGGGGCGTAGTCGTGAATGATTACCTGCAAACATCGGACCCCGATATTTTTGCCGCTGGCGAAGTAGCGCAATGGAACGGACAGATGTGGGGCATTACCCTGGCTGCTGAACAACAGGCTGAAGCTGCCGCCCGATTTATTGCTGGTGATATTTCGCAGCCTTACAAAGGCAGTTTGTCTATCAGCATTTTGAAAATGGAAGGTCTGCACTTGTGCAGCATTGGCCTAACCGAAGTTCCTTCTAATGCTGGTAGCAGTTATGAAGAAATCGTCTTCATCGACAAGTCGAAACGGTATTACAAGAAGTGTATCGTTCAGGGCGACAAGCTCGTAGGGGCTATTTTAGTCGGAGATAAAAACGAGTTTGCTGAATTCCGTGAGCTCATTGCCAATGGGACTGAATTATCTGAAAAGCGGCTTCAACTCCTGCGGGCCAGCAAAAAAGTTGATCCTGTAGAAGGCAAACTGGTTTGCTCCTGCAATACAGTTGGCCAGGGAAATCTGGAGCGGGCCATTCAGGCTGGCTGTACCGATTTTCAGCAGTTATGTCAGAAAACCGGTGCCGGAACAGGCTGCGGCTCGTGTAGGCCCGAGGTGCGGAGTATTTTGGAGAAGATGAGTGAGGCTATTCTAGTTAATGGATAA
- a CDS encoding rubredoxin — MRDYYTLKINLPAGIVSPGALQTVLSLAYDAKVRQVRFGARQQLLMTVHYEDMRFLEKDLKQHQISYELNTDQYPNIISSYCGEDVFRTGAWLRESEYHTVLDQFDYQPRLKVNLSDSNQSFTPFFTGNLNFIASPEPHFWYLYVRPKQRNSLFRWPELIYTNDIGRLAKAVEEAMLKQDFQGENSLYKEVTATQRFITQPATQDVELPEFSLPYYEGFNRYGERSWLGLYRRDELFSIAFVLDVCALCLKTRIGELCITPWKSLIIKGIETKDRAGWSHVLGKHNINVRHAANELAWQTEDHTDEGTELKNYIIRYFEKNDTRTFGLCFGIQTRPKSEVFGSVLVRKRPLLRLGQLALFSVYDVYFTENFNPNSRTYHLFEKGLFKLHLPNQLNRLCRKFNARRLQEDVETVRLDTEKPESAPSKVAHVHQCPHCFTVYDDQYGDARRNIPAGTRFDNLLNDYTCSTCDAPKDEMRELAVEFVN, encoded by the coding sequence ATGCGTGACTATTATACCCTCAAAATAAACCTGCCCGCCGGCATTGTTTCGCCGGGGGCATTACAAACCGTGTTATCATTGGCCTACGATGCTAAGGTTAGGCAGGTGCGTTTTGGTGCGCGTCAGCAACTGCTGATGACGGTGCATTACGAAGACATGCGGTTTCTGGAAAAAGACCTGAAGCAACACCAGATTTCGTATGAGCTGAATACGGATCAGTACCCTAATATTATCAGTTCGTATTGTGGGGAAGACGTATTCAGAACCGGTGCCTGGCTGCGGGAGAGTGAATACCATACCGTCCTGGATCAGTTTGATTATCAGCCTCGACTAAAGGTTAATTTATCGGATTCGAATCAGAGCTTTACCCCATTTTTTACCGGAAATCTCAATTTTATTGCCTCTCCCGAGCCACATTTCTGGTATTTGTATGTGCGCCCGAAGCAGCGTAATAGCCTGTTCAGGTGGCCGGAGTTAATCTACACCAACGACATTGGCCGACTGGCCAAAGCCGTTGAAGAGGCTATGCTGAAGCAGGATTTCCAGGGAGAAAATAGCCTCTATAAAGAGGTTACTGCAACGCAGCGCTTTATTACACAACCCGCTACACAGGACGTGGAGTTACCTGAATTCTCGCTACCGTATTATGAAGGCTTCAATCGATACGGAGAGCGATCATGGCTGGGTCTTTATCGTCGGGATGAGTTATTTTCTATCGCCTTTGTGCTCGATGTCTGTGCCTTGTGCCTAAAAACTCGTATCGGTGAATTGTGCATCACGCCTTGGAAATCGCTAATTATTAAGGGGATTGAAACGAAAGATCGTGCGGGCTGGTCGCATGTACTGGGAAAGCACAACATTAATGTACGTCACGCTGCCAATGAGCTAGCCTGGCAAACCGAAGATCATACCGACGAAGGAACCGAGCTAAAAAATTACATAATCCGTTATTTTGAGAAGAATGATACCCGAACCTTCGGACTTTGTTTCGGTATTCAAACGCGCCCGAAATCAGAAGTATTCGGCTCGGTGCTGGTGCGTAAACGCCCATTGCTTCGGTTAGGACAACTGGCGCTGTTTAGTGTCTACGATGTTTATTTTACCGAAAACTTCAATCCCAATAGCCGAACGTATCATTTATTCGAAAAGGGATTATTCAAACTTCATTTGCCGAATCAATTAAATCGCCTGTGCCGGAAATTCAATGCCCGTCGATTGCAGGAAGATGTTGAAACTGTTAGGCTGGATACTGAAAAGCCGGAATCAGCTCCGAGCAAAGTAGCTCATGTACACCAATGCCCACACTGCTTTACGGTTTATGATGATCAATACGGCGATGCACGGCGTAACATTCCGGCGGGTACCCGGTTTGATAATCTACTCAATGACTATACCTGTTCAACCTGCGACGCGCCGAAAGATGAAATGCGCGAATTAGCAGTAGAGTTTGTCAACTAA
- a CDS encoding nitrate reductase associated protein — MIPVAIAPIFFAFEKDFVSSLRCIPMVVRYKLDTCGIKLKLPEWLKLTIADKARLAEQPCYTTAEINQYRLDLIELVHARCQHQVSELGEVDAVWEYLGDVPTEVQQKAIEWECSPLTVQQWLQLDILQRFALVKLSRSGHEGKNFPRAIQEFFGSK; from the coding sequence ATGATACCAGTTGCTATTGCCCCAATTTTCTTCGCTTTCGAAAAGGATTTTGTCAGTTCGCTCCGCTGCATTCCGATGGTTGTTCGCTATAAACTGGATACCTGCGGCATTAAGTTAAAACTTCCTGAATGGCTTAAACTCACTATTGCTGACAAAGCACGATTAGCAGAACAACCTTGCTATACAACTGCTGAGATTAATCAATACCGACTCGACCTGATTGAACTTGTTCACGCTCGATGCCAGCACCAAGTTAGCGAGTTGGGCGAAGTAGATGCCGTCTGGGAGTACCTGGGCGATGTGCCCACTGAAGTACAACAGAAGGCTATTGAATGGGAGTGTAGCCCTTTAACAGTTCAACAATGGCTCCAGCTGGACATTCTCCAGCGATTTGCACTTGTAAAATTGAGCCGATCAGGCCATGAAGGCAAGAACTTTCCTCGGGCTATTCAGGAGTTTTTTGGAAGCAAATAG